The Erigeron canadensis isolate Cc75 chromosome 1, C_canadensis_v1, whole genome shotgun sequence genome segment TGACACTGACGCGTTAATTAGAACTTGTAAGAACTGAAAATTTATCACCATCTTTACaaaatatcaaactttttcataaaaaaaattaaaagagatgtGTCATTAAAGTAGCAAATCTGAAACTTTACCTTTCGAAAGtatttatttttctgttttcaAGCAAAACCTGATGTCAAATAAACAAAGCTGATTTGGTTATTTGATAAGACTAAAGGTTACAATAGATGATTTGGTTCTTGATTACAGTACCATACTTCAGAGTAGACTGAACTGCAGGTTAACCCTAACCAGCATGTTTCAACTTGTTGATTTGTTAAGTAGCTTTATCCCACCAACCCACCCATTACCACCTCTAACATATCCCATCAGGCTCTATTTTCTCAGCATTAAGACTCTGCTTTCAGATTAAATGAAAACTAAAGAAGATGAACCGCGAGAAAGTGTTAAGATAGCATAAGATAGGTAACTCTTACGTCTGACATATGACAccattaaatagaaaaaataaatagaagggATAGGATGGCCAAAGAAGCAATATCTACAATTTTAAAGaatagataattgatatacATCTGCCAAAGGAGAAAGAATACATAAAAACATGTTAGTAGTGCaaagcaaaaacaaacataaaatggAAATGCACACAAAGCCAGAAGGTCGTACATACCTCAGAAGTAGTATTGGGTAATCTAGTGTATGGTAGCACAACATGCACCTTGGACGCTTCTTCTTCCGCTAAGCACCATCAAGCCATCCATTAGAATGAataggatatatataaataggaaCAAATGTATCTAGATTTAGCAAAAAATTTTTACCAGCATCAAAATGCAAGGAAATGGTAAATGAGTCATCACATGTCAGTTGTCTGCAAGCAAGTTGTAAGAATGACGGGCCAATGTTTTGCTTAATTTCATCTGTAGTCTACCAGCCGATAACCATTCGTTTGATCTATCATAAATTCACCACCGAGTTGTTGGATCAGACAAAACCTCAATTTGTCTAATGATTATCAGCTTTCAATTGCTGACTTTTGCTGCACTTGTGCTGTGATGATTTCAAGGCCACAGGGACTACCATCAGTGTTTCACCAATCAACAATGTATCTCCAGCAATTATTCTATTATCCGCTCTCCAAATTCTCTTTCCGTATACACATAACCTCGAATTTCTGGCGAAGAGGGAGAAATGAACTATATACACCAAACAAACATAAACCCTTTGGGTCGGGTATCTCTccttatgcatatatatatttaagtattaatattaatattagtgTATTTTTATCCCTATTATCATTTGTATATCATGTCTTAATATAATTATTGTCCCCGTCTGTTATTTTTTGCTGCTATTATGCTAACTGTTTTCAAGATTGTCACACATTTACTTCATATATCATAATATACAACAATTACATGCTAGAGCAACAGTTATGGTATATGAAGTAGTTTTGAGGTTTAAGTATCACCTACCTTTCAAGACAAGAGCATCTCTAATGTATTCAGTGTGAAGACGAACCTGTGGCACAATCTTACACTATTCCAATATTCACAGTAATTCTATACACTAAAATTTCTAAAATTACTCTAAAgaacataataaaaagaatatatagttCAATCGTATTAAGTTATTTGTAGAGCCCTTTGCATCAAAGTGTATTTGTGGGTGAACCACGTGGGTGGGTTCTGAAGTGTTTCTATTCAAGAAAAGCAGAATATTGCAACACAAATGGAATAATGGACAAAGAGAGTAGATGACATAGATTTCCAATTTTAAACAAAGACAAGAAATTACCACAAATGATCCAATTTATAATTTCATTGTTATAATATAGGACTACATTAAGATGAAAAACAGAAGGTACCCTCATGTATCACTGGCACCTGACTTTGCAACAACTGCATATAACATAAAGTTTTCCAATGATGTTTACAAAGAAACCATGGCTTCCTGGTACAAAGGAGGAGCCTTTTTGCTCCAAGACTCTTCCATATGAGATGACTCAGACCCATGACCTCCACCTTACAAAGGAGTGGTTTTTTCTGTATCACAACTCACCCTTACGGCCTTGTATAGGATAAACCTCACATGGTGATAGACTTTGATTAGTTACTACAGCAGAATAATGTCAAGTTTTACCAGCGTTCTCTTGGCTTTCCGTCAGGAAATACGGGCTCAAGAattttttcttcatcattttgcTGTGCTTGTCTGCTATGGCTCTTCACATTCACATCATCTATCTCAAAATCAGGAGGTGAGTCATCATCATCCTCCTCCTCGTCATCAGCATCCtgaacatcatcatcatcgacatcgtcatcatcatcgcCCATTTCACTGCTCACTATatcatcaagatctgaccaatcCTCATCCTCCTCTCCATCTTCCTCTTGATCACCGGAAACATCTGAATCAGACTTTATCGCACGCCCTCTAAAACGCTGAACAGAAACCAGTGCCCGAAGCTTCTCTTTGATTATCAACAAACGGTTCTTGTCAACTAATTGGGAATCACGATATGCATCTCTAAGGAAAACAGAGTCGCGGTCTCCTTTGAGGGACACATAAAACATATCAGGGTGTCTTATGAGCATCCCTCGAAGCTGTTGAGAGAATCTAAACTCCTCTCGAAAATGAGTAAGGTGATCGACTAAAGTTCTCTTCTCAACCATGAGGCTTAACATCTCGTGTACAACCGCACAGGCGTGCTTTTCTTTTTCAGGTGTACCAGGCTTCAATTCAGAGAAATCCGAATAAGGGGAAATGAAGGGCATGTCTCTGAACTGAGAAATCCGTCTCATTTCCCCTTTTGTGAGCTGAAGACCCTTAGGCAGCTTGACCCTGTTGAATCTTGGTGGTCTATCAATAATCAAATCCCTCTTTTCCGCTTCTCGTGCTATCTTGTCTTCCTCTTCTAACTCAGCAAATGAAACCGCAAGCTCGGGATCCCAATGAGTTAGCTCCAAAGCAGGGCCCCTTTCGGTTCTGACAACCCTAAAATACTGGGGATATCGTTGGCATATGGTATCCCGGAATTCCAAAGGAAGGCCGAGGTCGTTTTTGAGATGAGCAATCTTTTCGATAAGAATACGTTTATCTAAAGACATCATGAGTAATTTCCTAAGCTTGACAACTAATAAATCCTCCATTTCATTCCTAACCTTCATCTCTTCAAGGTATAACCTTTCGGCCTCGGGAGTTAACTTAAACCTAAGGGAAAAGGCACCTTCCTCTTCAATCTCAAAAACACCCGGAAACTTCCTCAGCATAGCGATAAAACGTCTACGTTTTTGAAGGCCTAAAGCTCGTCTAAAGCGACCCAAATCACGAAGCTGCATAACTCGATTAGGCTGAGAGACCAATATCTTTCTAATACTCAAAACAAGTTTAAGTTTCTTATCCCGTTGAATAACATTATCGAAAGGAAGCTCTTTTCGACGCTTAACAACGGCTTGAATAGGCGGAGAAATTCTCAACctggtgttggtggtggtgggcCCAACCAAAGTCAAAGGGTTGCCAAAGAAGCTTGTTTGAAAAATGTTTGGTGGTGATACTGATGATGAAAGTCCAAGATGAGTATTATTATACTTAGAATTAAGGAAAGGTAAAGTGATGGGAATTGTTGTTGAACACCCCACCGCCATATTTTCCTAATTCTATTTCAAGATTCCAATACTAATTATTACTATCTTCTCTATCTATCTaatctatgtatatatcattaatttatgtAAAGTAAGACCAGCGGAAGAAGGAAAAAACCACAAAGGAAGGGAAATCAGGACTTACTGACTGACTGAGTAGGGTTTAGACGATGAAACAACTGGGCTGGAAATTTGAGATGGGAAGGGATGGGGTTTATGTCTAAAGCATATTTGGCTCCCGAatcatcctttttttttcctttttttttttaatttcctcTATCTTTGACGGAAgtaagaaaaaactaaagttatgtgtattgtatgtaagcaacttgaaaaaatgtttattgtatgtaagaaaacatacgtggcaaccatatacacgtgtcacttgtcagattttaattggttgaaacgaaattcttacatacaataaacattatttcaaaattGTTTACCTACAATACACGTAACTTTATTATTTGAGTAAactaatcttttttttatatttatttttttaataaatataatttcacgttttttttttaaatttacttcgttttctccatcttttatttttcagCTCAAAAATGCCTTTTATGGAGTATGTAACTTTTTTCCCTTTCTGTTATCATTTTCATGACTCGTTTTGTTAAAATCGTGTTGGGCTGTCGGTGATGTGGCTTCATCCCAAAACCGATTATTCATGATAATTGGCTTGAAAGGCTAAAATCGTATCAGCATGTCACAAATTTTACACCATGTTTACTTGCCCACACAGGCCTACATTTTAGTGTTTTGCAAGTATCGTCAAAATTTTCTAACCATGAAATTTTTATTGAAACGTATATCTAAAATTCCAACTCGCCACAGCAGAAAAAGCccaataataatcatcatcatcatcagcatctAACACCGATAATTAAgcaaatagaaaataaaaatggaaccGCTAGCATCTACTAGTAAAGTCGAAATCCAACAAGTACCGCTAAATTCAAGACTTGCTAAAGTCGATACATACGGTCACATTCACCAAAAACAGACCCTCAACTTATTATGTGATAGGGTTTTCAACCACATCAGATCAAAATCGGTTGAAGTGTTAACGATGAACATTTGAAAACCCGGAACTCTACAACAACTATCCTCACAATATTCTGCCATCACTTTGCTGCCTTAGCGTCAATCACTTTCTTTGCAAAAGAAGGCAAACAGAAAGCCGCGGAGTGTATCTGTATTAGCAAATCAGTGATAAAGCATCAACAAAAAATGAGACTGTCGGCTTAAAAAAATGCAGCTTTTGATTATAAGGGAATAA includes the following:
- the LOC122604569 gene encoding protein WHAT'S THIS FACTOR 1 homolog, chloroplastic, translated to MAVGCSTTIPITLPFLNSKYNNTHLGLSSSVSPPNIFQTSFFGNPLTLVGPTTTNTRLRISPPIQAVVKRRKELPFDNVIQRDKKLKLVLSIRKILVSQPNRVMQLRDLGRFRRALGLQKRRRFIAMLRKFPGVFEIEEEGAFSLRFKLTPEAERLYLEEMKVRNEMEDLLVVKLRKLLMMSLDKRILIEKIAHLKNDLGLPLEFRDTICQRYPQYFRVVRTERGPALELTHWDPELAVSFAELEEEDKIAREAEKRDLIIDRPPRFNRVKLPKGLQLTKGEMRRISQFRDMPFISPYSDFSELKPGTPEKEKHACAVVHEMLSLMVEKRTLVDHLTHFREEFRFSQQLRGMLIRHPDMFYVSLKGDRDSVFLRDAYRDSQLVDKNRLLIIKEKLRALVSVQRFRGRAIKSDSDVSGDQEEDGEEDEDWSDLDDIVSSEMGDDDDDVDDDDVQDADDEEEDDDDSPPDFEIDDVNVKSHSRQAQQNDEEKILEPVFPDGKPRERW